Genomic DNA from Halorussus rarus:
GCCGGCCGGAAGGTCGGCCACGGCGTCGCCGCCAGCATGTCGAGCCTGGCCCGGTTCTGAGATCCGCTCCGAAACTGCCCGCCGCTACCGATTCGCTACTCCTCGTCCGTCGATTCCGGCCGGTGTGGGCGCAAGCAATGGGGTTTTTAAGGCGCGAACGTCTGGATTCAGCCACGCGACATGAGTACGCTGGTTGTGTGCGTCGACCGGAACGACGACATCGGGACCAAGACGGGTCTCGAGACCCCGGTCGCGGGGTGGGAGGCCGTCCGGTCGCTCGTGACCGACGTCGGCCTCGCCGACCCCGAGGACTCCAGCGTCAACTGTCTTCTCGAATCCCTGCGCGTGGCCCGCGACCTGCGCGACGGCGACGAGGAGGTGACCGTGGCGGTCATCTCCGGCGCCGCCGAGACGATGGTCGGCCGGGACCGCGCGGTCGCCGAGCAGATGGACGACCTCATCGCCGAGACCGCCCCCGACTCGGCGGTCGTCGTCATCGACAGCGCCCAGGACGAGCGGCTCGTCCCCATCATCGAGAGCCGGGTACAGGTCGACGCGGTCGACCGGGTCGTCGTCCGGCAGGCCCGCGACATCGAGTCGACCTACTACCTGCTCAAGCAGTTCCTCGCCGACGAGGAACTGCGCCAGACCATCCTCGTCCCCATCGGGGTCGCGCTGCTGGCGTTCCCGGTCCTGCTGATGGTGGCGGGGCCGGCGACCGCGGTCGCGGCCATCACCGCCGTCATCGGCCTGTTCGTCCTCTACAAGGGGCTGGGCGTCGACGAGTACGTGGCCGACCTGCCCGCCGACGTCCGGGACGCCCTCTACTCCGGGCGGGTCTCCATCGTCACCTACGTCGTCGCGGCGGGGCTCTCGCTCATCGGCCTGTTCGCCGGCGCGCTCCGCATCTCGGATCCCTCGGCGCCCACCCAGGGCGTCCTCATGCCGGCGATGGCGTTCGCGTTCGCCAGCGTGCCCTGGCTGGCCGCGGCGGCGCTGGCGGCCTCGACCGGCCGGCTGCTCGACGAGGTCATCCGGAACGACCGGGTGCGCAACTCCTACCTCAACCTCCCGTTCGGCGTCATGGCGGTCGGGCTGGTGGTCCGGGGGTTCTCGGCGTACTTCCTCCAGCGCGAGGGGTACGTCGCCCCGATGGTCGTCCCCCAGATGGACCTCGGGAGCCTCTCGGTCGAGCGCATCGTCCTCTTCCCGGGGACCAGGATGGCGCTGTTCGTCGTCGCGGGCGTCGTGGTGAGCCTGCTCGGCGTTCAGCTCTCGTCGTACTTCACCGGCACCGCGCTCGGCGAGGAGTTCGACGAGGAGGAGCTGCCGGAGTAATTCCGGCCTCCTCCTCGCGACGGCCGCCCGATTCGCCGCACCTAAATCCGCCCGCCGCCGACACACCGCCATGACCGAAGATTCGTCGTCGACCGACGACCCCGCCGCGAACGACGGGTCGTGGGTCAGCCTCTTCTCGGGCGGCAAGGACTCCTCGTGGGCGCTGTACCGCGCACTGGAGGCGGGACTCGACGTCTCGCGACTCGTCACGGTCCACCCCGAGGGCGACTCCTACATGTACCACGTGCCGGCGACCCGGCTCGCCTCGCTCGCCGCCGAGAGCGTCGGCGTCCCGCTCGTGGAGGTCGAACCCGACGACTTCGAGGCCGAGGCTGCGGCCGAGTCGGGCGCGCAGGGCGACGCCGAACTCCGCCCGCTCGAAGCCGCGCTCCGGGACCTCGCGGCCGACCTCCCGGGCGGCCTCGCGGGCGTGACCGCGGGCGCGGTCGAGAGCGAGTACCAGACCTCCCGCATCGAGGCGATGGCCGACCGCCTCGACGCCGAGGTGTTCGCGCCGCTCTGGCAGGAGGACCCGCGCGAACTCGCCGACGCGATGCTCGACGCGGGCTTCGAGATCACCGTCATCCGGGTCGCGGCCTACGGCCTCGACGAGTCGTGGCTCGGGCGGCGGCTGGACCGGGAGGCACTCGCGGACCTGGAGGAACTCAACGAGCGCCACGGGGTCCACATCCTGGGCGAGGGCGGGGAGTTCGAGACGCTGGTGACCGACGGGCCCCACATGGAGCGGCCCATCGAACTGGAGTACGAGACCGAGTGGGACGGGACGCGCGGAACCCTCCGGATTACGGACGCTCGGTTGGAGTCGTAGCGCGAGAGTTACTACGCGGGAACGCTCGCCCGGGGACCGCCGAAACGCTTCTACTCGTCGGCGGCCGAACGTCACACGGCGATGGTCCTCGAAGACCGCATCCGGAGGGGCGAGGAACTCGACCCCGTCTCGCCGGAACAGGTGATGCGCTACTGGCTGGGCGAGGAGGTCGACGCGGCCGGCGGCGACCTCGACCCCGACGCGCTGGGAACCGAACCCGCGCTCCGGCAGGAACTGCTCGACCGCAACGATATCGCCGAGCGAATCTTCGGCTCGGAGGTCGCAGACTGGTACCGGGTCGACCTCTCGGCGGCGGAGTTGCGGAACCTCCGGGTGGTCGTCGGCCCCCACGACGAGGACTGGCGGGCGCTCACCGACGACAACCGCATCGAGTCCGTCGCCCGGCGCGTCCACGAGGCCGACGACCTCGAGCGACTGGACGAGGAGGCGCCGAAGGACCTCCTGGAGGTGGTCGAGTTCGCCGACGACCTGGCCGAGGGCGGCGACGTGGGTCGGCTCGTCGTCGTCGAGGAGGGCGAGGACCCGGCCTACGTCGCCGACGGGAACCACCGGGCGGTCGCTCACGTCCTCCACCTGCTCCGCGGCGGCGAGTTCGAGGGGCAGGAGGCGTACCTGGGCGTCAGGGAGTAGTTGCAGACCGCGTTTGTAGAGCGAGTCCCAGCGACTGTACCGCGAGCGAACGAAGTGCGCGAGCGGACCAAGGGAGGACCAACGGGACGACCGCCGTGTCTGCGTGAGCGGAGTGAACGCAGGCTCGTCAGAGCTTCGCTCTGACGGTGTTTTTGGTCGAGCTTTTGCAAGGGAGGCGCGTTCATGCGCCGACCGCTGGAAAAGGCCGTGGTTAGTCGCCGTTCAGAATCTGGGTGTGCGCGCCGATAAGCGCGCCCGCGAGGTCCATGTTCTCGACGTGGGTCTTCTCGTCGATGATGGAGTCGCGGATGTCGCAGTCCACGATGGTCGCGTTCGGGAAGACGATGGAGTTGTTCACGCTGGAGTTGACGACCTCCGCGCCCCGCATGACGTGGACGTTCTCGCCGACCGTGGTGTTCTCGACGGTCGCGGAGTCGGCGATCTGGTTCTCGCCGTCGAGCTTCCAGCCGACCGCCTCGAGGTAGCTCTCGGGCGTGCCGATGTCGAACCACGCCTCGTCGAAGGTGTAGGCGTACACCGAGTCGCGGCCCTGGAGCCACTGGACGAACCAGCCCGGCTCGTCGGGGTTGTTCCCGCTCTCGAGGTACTCGTCGAACAGCGGGATGTTGTCGGCGGTGAACGCGTAGCACGCGATGGAGACCAGCGTGCTCTTGGGGTCGTCGGGCTTCTCCTGGAAGTCGACGACCTCGTCGCCGTCGAGTTCGACCAGCCCGTAGGACCGCGCGCGCTCGCGGGAGCCGACGTCGTAGGCGGCCAGCGTCGGCGACTCCCTGGCCTCGAAGAAGTCGACGAAGTCGCTGACCCCGAAGCTGATGAGGTTGTCGCCGGCGATGACGAGGGTGTCGTCGGCGATGTCCTCGCGGTCGAACAGCTGGGCCAGCGCGCCCACGACGCCGAACTTCTCGTCCTCCTCGGTCGTGTCCTCGACGGTGAGCCGGGGCTTGTCGAACTCGCTGTCCTCGATGTGGGCCTCGAAGTCGTCGGCGAACCGCTCGTTCGTCGAGACGTACACCTCGTCGATGCGGTCGTCGGCCTCCAGCTCGGCGAATATCTGGTCGATGACGGTCGAGTCGCCGACCGGTAGAAACATCTTCGGTCGGTGCTTCGTGATCGGCCAGAGCCGCGTCGCGTACCCACCCGCAAGAACGACGGCTTTCATGCGAACACGGTCGTCCCCACGCGGTAAGTCCTTTTTCATTTCCGCGGTCGGACACGACGCGACGGTCCTCGAAGCCACTCCGTCGCCCGCGTCCGGGCGTTCTCCCGCCTGGTCGCGTCCTCCGGTCTGGCCGTCGAGCGTCGCTGGGCTCCACTCGCCGGCCGACGGCGGACGGCCATCGCGACGACGGACGTTACCGGTCGTCGGACTCGTGGGCCAGCGCGAGTTCGACCCACTCGCCGACGATCGGGCCCCCGCGGTACCGGACCGTCTCGCTCCGCGGGTCGTACTCCAGGACGCCCGCCGACTCGAGTTTCGGCAGGTGGTTGTGGTGGAGGTTCACCGCTATCCGGTCGCGGTCGGCCGGCGTTCCCTCGCCCTCGCGGTCGGCGACGTGCTCGACGAGGTCCGAGAACGACGCGACGCCGTCGTCGGTGTCGTCGAGGTAGTCGAGGACGCGGCGACGATGTCCGTCGGCGAGGACCTCGAAGAGCGAATCGAGGTCCGTCGCCGTCGGTCGTTCGCTCGGAACGGCCGGTCGACCGTCCGTCGCTGTCCCCTCTCCTCCCGTTTCTGCGTGTTCGTTGCTCATGTTGCGGCGCGCCGACCATTGCTTTCTTCCGGACTACAAAGAACGATGGACCTAAACACCTAGGGTCGGTCGCCGTCGCGGTCGAAGAACGCCCCGAGCAGTTCCCGCTGGGCCTTCCGGATGTGCTGGTGGAACGTCGGCGACGAGACGCCGAGCGAGTCGGCGACCTCCTCGGCGGTGCTGTCCCGGGGCCACTCGTAGTAGCCCGCGAAGAACGACGCCCGGAGCGCGGTCCGCTGGGCCTCGGTGAGCCGGTCGTCGAGGTCGCGCCGGAACTCGCGGGCCGTCTGGAGGTCGCGCTCGGTCTCGCGCTTGGCGGCCAGTTCGAGGCCGGGGAACTCGGCCCGGACGCGCTCGACCACGCCCCGCACGTCGACGTCGGCCGGGAGTTCGGCCACGACGCGGGCCTCGCCGGCCTCCGACACCGCCTCGGTCGTGTTGGCGCCGTACTCCGAGAGGGTCAGCACGAGCGACGACCCCGACACCGTGAACTCGAACAGCGTCTCCTCGCCGCCGTCGCTGACCACGCGGGCGTCCTCGACCGTCTCCCACTCCGCCGCGAACGCCAGCACCGCGTCGGGATCCGCGCCGCTGACCGCGTCGTAGAACAGCAGGCTCCCCTCGGGGCCGGCGGTCATGCCGTCGAGTCGGACCCGGCAGTCCAGCTCGTCGGCGAGCGCGACGAAGAACGAGTCGGCGTCGGTCACCCGGAGCTCGACCTCGACGACCGTGTCCGAGAGCGCGAGTCGACGGTGCTTGACCGCGCCGATGGCGAAGCCGATGACCTCGCCCAGCACGTCGAACGCGTCGGCCTCGCGCTCGCTGAACGCCGAGAGCCGGGTCGACCCGACCGTGAGCACGCCGTAGGTCGTGTTGCCGTAGCGGATCGGGACCGCGATGGCCGACCGCGTCCCGCGGTCGACGACCTCCGCCCGGAGCCGTTCGTCGATGGCGTCGGCGTCCGGGATGTCCTGGACGATCTGGTGCTGGCCCGAGTAGTAGGCCCGCAGGAACGGCTCGTCGCTGTCCTCGCGGACGTCGACGTCGGCGATGAGGTCGCGGACCTCGTCGTCGAGTCCCGCGCCGACGACGCCGGTCACCCCGCCGGTCGCGGGCACCGGTTCGGCGACCCACGCGACGTGGTAGAGCTCCGACTCCACGAGCCGGTCGCAGACCGTCCGCTCGATCTCCTCGCGGGTCGGCTCGCCGATGAGCGTCCGGATGACCTCGTGGACCACCTCGTTGATGCGGTCGAGCGTGGCCAGCTCGTCGCGCTGGCTCTCGAGGATTCGCTCGCGGACCCGCCGGGCGGTCACGTCCCGGTAGATCAACACCGTTCCGGCGAGCCTGCCGTCGGCGTCGTAGTAGGGCGAGCACGTCGTCTGGAACACGCGCTCGGAGTCGTCGGTGGGGAGTCGCTCCTCGAACGTCCCCGCGGTCTCGCGGTCGAGCACCCGCAGCTCCCGCTCGCGGAGGCTCCGGGCGCTCTCCTCGTCGAAGAACTCCGCGTCCGTCTTCCCGACCACGTCGGCCGGGTCGCACCCCAGGAAGTCCGCGGCCGCCGCGTTGGCGAACCGGTACCGTCCCTCCAGGTCCTTCACGATGAGCGCGTCGGTGTGGCTCTCGACGATGGCCTCCAGCAGTCGGGCGTACTCGCCCGGATGGTCGTCGGTGTCGCCCATTCCCGGTTCGGTCGAAACCAGTCGCGCCGAGGACATAAAATTACGCCCGCGGGAAAGGGTTATAGTCGCCCGGTGGCGACGGATGGACATGCGCGAGGCCGACGAGACCACCCGCGAGCGCATCGCCGCCCACCTCCGCGAGACGACCGCCTCGCCGAGCGCGCTGGCCACCGAATTCGACGTGACGGCCGGAGCAGCCATCGACCACGTCCGCCACGTCGCCCAGTCGCTGTCCGCCAACGACGAGGAGCTGCTCGTCGCCCCGCCGGAGTGTCGGGACTGCGGCTTCAGCGACTTCGACGACCCGGCGAACCGCCCCTCGCGGTGCCCGGAGTGCAAGAGCGAGTCGGTCGAGGACCCCGAGTTCAGAATCGCGTAGCCGCCGTACCGACTGCGGTTTGCTTCGGCAAATACGGTTCGCTGTCGCGGTTTGCGGTGCTTTGAGTACCAGATAGCTCTACCGCGAGCGAGGGCGGAGCCCGAGCGAGCGGCCCAAGCGACGACCAGAGCGAGCGAAGCGAGCGGCGGGAGGAGCGCAGTGGTTTTGGTCGAGCTTTTACAAGGGCGGCGCGTTCAGGCGCCGCCCGCAGTAAAAGGTCGTCAATCGAAACCCAGCGACCGGTCCGACGAGAGGTCGTACTCCATCGACGAACCCACCTCCACGAACTCGTAGCCGTCGTCCGCGAGGTACACCGCGCCGTCTTCCACGGTCACCTCGACGGATTCGAGCACCGCGCCCTCGCAGGGGCCGTAGGTGCAGGCGCCCGAGTCGTCCTCGAAGAGCGCGCCGTGCTTGCCGCAGACCAGTTCGCCGTCGCGCTTGCTCGCCCCGCTGCCCTTGTCGAGGCGGACGTCGGTCCAGTGCTGGCAGTAGTTCTCGAAGGCTGTCACCTCGCCCGCCGCGGTCCGGGTCAGGACGGCCTCGCGCTCGTCGAAGCCGTCCCGGACCGTGAACAGCAGCGTGGAGTCGGCGGGGACCTCGGAGACGTCGGCGATGCGGCTGTCCTCGTCCATCACCCCGCCAGTAGCGAGTGCGGGGTTTTGAGCCTTCGCATCGCGGTCCCCGGTCTCTGCGGCTCGGCCCCTCACGAGAACGAACTCGGTTCCGGCTCGGGCCCGGATTCACTCTGCGCGCTCGCGGT
This window encodes:
- a CDS encoding DUF7344 domain-containing protein, translating into MSNEHAETGGEGTATDGRPAVPSERPTATDLDSLFEVLADGHRRRVLDYLDDTDDGVASFSDLVEHVADREGEGTPADRDRIAVNLHHNHLPKLESAGVLEYDPRSETVRYRGGPIVGEWVELALAHESDDR
- a CDS encoding Rieske (2Fe-2S) protein: MDEDSRIADVSEVPADSTLLFTVRDGFDEREAVLTRTAAGEVTAFENYCQHWTDVRLDKGSGASKRDGELVCGKHGALFEDDSGACTYGPCEGAVLESVEVTVEDGAVYLADDGYEFVEVGSSMEYDLSSDRSLGFD
- a CDS encoding DUF373 family protein, which codes for MSTLVVCVDRNDDIGTKTGLETPVAGWEAVRSLVTDVGLADPEDSSVNCLLESLRVARDLRDGDEEVTVAVISGAAETMVGRDRAVAEQMDDLIAETAPDSAVVVIDSAQDERLVPIIESRVQVDAVDRVVVRQARDIESTYYLLKQFLADEELRQTILVPIGVALLAFPVLLMVAGPATAVAAITAVIGLFVLYKGLGVDEYVADLPADVRDALYSGRVSIVTYVVAAGLSLIGLFAGALRISDPSAPTQGVLMPAMAFAFASVPWLAAAALAASTGRLLDEVIRNDRVRNSYLNLPFGVMAVGLVVRGFSAYFLQREGYVAPMVVPQMDLGSLSVERIVLFPGTRMALFVVAGVVVSLLGVQLSSYFTGTALGEEFDEEELPE
- a CDS encoding bacterio-opsin activator domain-containing protein — encoded protein: MSSARLVSTEPGMGDTDDHPGEYARLLEAIVESHTDALIVKDLEGRYRFANAAAADFLGCDPADVVGKTDAEFFDEESARSLRERELRVLDRETAGTFEERLPTDDSERVFQTTCSPYYDADGRLAGTVLIYRDVTARRVRERILESQRDELATLDRINEVVHEVIRTLIGEPTREEIERTVCDRLVESELYHVAWVAEPVPATGGVTGVVGAGLDDEVRDLIADVDVREDSDEPFLRAYYSGQHQIVQDIPDADAIDERLRAEVVDRGTRSAIAVPIRYGNTTYGVLTVGSTRLSAFSEREADAFDVLGEVIGFAIGAVKHRRLALSDTVVEVELRVTDADSFFVALADELDCRVRLDGMTAGPEGSLLFYDAVSGADPDAVLAFAAEWETVEDARVVSDGGEETLFEFTVSGSSLVLTLSEYGANTTEAVSEAGEARVVAELPADVDVRGVVERVRAEFPGLELAAKRETERDLQTAREFRRDLDDRLTEAQRTALRASFFAGYYEWPRDSTAEEVADSLGVSSPTFHQHIRKAQRELLGAFFDRDGDRP
- a CDS encoding transcriptional regulator, producing MREADETTRERIAAHLRETTASPSALATEFDVTAGAAIDHVRHVAQSLSANDEELLVAPPECRDCGFSDFDDPANRPSRCPECKSESVEDPEFRIA
- a CDS encoding diphthine--ammonia ligase codes for the protein MTEDSSSTDDPAANDGSWVSLFSGGKDSSWALYRALEAGLDVSRLVTVHPEGDSYMYHVPATRLASLAAESVGVPLVEVEPDDFEAEAAAESGAQGDAELRPLEAALRDLAADLPGGLAGVTAGAVESEYQTSRIEAMADRLDAEVFAPLWQEDPRELADAMLDAGFEITVIRVAAYGLDESWLGRRLDREALADLEELNERHGVHILGEGGEFETLVTDGPHMERPIELEYETEWDGTRGTLRITDARLES
- a CDS encoding sugar phosphate nucleotidyltransferase; the encoded protein is MKAVVLAGGYATRLWPITKHRPKMFLPVGDSTVIDQIFAELEADDRIDEVYVSTNERFADDFEAHIEDSEFDKPRLTVEDTTEEDEKFGVVGALAQLFDREDIADDTLVIAGDNLISFGVSDFVDFFEARESPTLAAYDVGSRERARSYGLVELDGDEVVDFQEKPDDPKSTLVSIACYAFTADNIPLFDEYLESGNNPDEPGWFVQWLQGRDSVYAYTFDEAWFDIGTPESYLEAVGWKLDGENQIADSATVENTTVGENVHVMRGAEVVNSSVNNSIVFPNATIVDCDIRDSIIDEKTHVENMDLAGALIGAHTQILNGD